A single genomic interval of uncultured Sunxiuqinia sp. harbors:
- a CDS encoding FKBP-type peptidyl-prolyl cis-trans isomerase, whose product MKKMKFLKFLLLAVIVVSVYSCFDNDPIVDPINYTAAREDALLGEYLDTLMDRGYDIDTTDLGVYYSITKEGEGDFVQTRDSIGVNYQGYRPDNGRFFDASAYNYADSIWKFTFTPGKLISGFDDALMHLNKGAEGVFIIPSDYAYGSSGSGDRSIPPYTTLVFIIKLEDIYE is encoded by the coding sequence ATGAAAAAAATGAAGTTTTTAAAATTTTTATTGCTCGCTGTTATTGTTGTAAGTGTATACTCATGCTTTGATAATGATCCGATTGTAGACCCAATTAACTATACTGCAGCTCGCGAAGATGCTTTGCTTGGTGAGTATTTAGACACGTTGATGGACAGAGGATATGATATAGACACGACAGACCTGGGTGTTTATTATTCAATTACTAAAGAGGGTGAAGGAGATTTCGTTCAAACGAGAGATTCTATTGGGGTTAACTACCAAGGATATAGACCTGACAATGGAAGGTTTTTTGATGCATCAGCATATAATTATGCTGATAGTATTTGGAAGTTTACATTCACTCCAGGCAAATTGATTTCTGGATTCGATGATGCGTTGATGCATTTGAACAAAGGAGCTGAAGGGGTATTTATTATCCCCTCTGATTATGCTTACGGTTCAAGTGGAAGTGGGGATAGATCAATTCCACCATACACCACCTTGGTATTTATTATTAAATTAGAAGATATTTACGAATAA
- a CDS encoding bifunctional oligoribonuclease/PAP phosphatase NrnA: protein MKELKLDLINAFKELIVEPNRRVVILPHVNPDGDAIGSALGMAHIIKNSGLQANVVCVNKYADFFNWMDDHESVTFYSSEPKKVEQLLDNSDLLICVDFNHLSRTGKMKELVKNYSKSTVLIDHHPYPQDFADVIISHPECSSTAELVFHVIRALDFQQYMNKSAAECLFCGIMTDTGSFDYNVSDPQTFQTVGELLKFGIDQDYIHSQVFDNYSADRMRLLGYCLNECMEVFPEYHAAVIYLTKETQAKFNFVKGDSEGFVNYPLSIRGIHFSTLFSEKDGMIKASFRSKGEFAVNEFASENFNGGGHCNAAGGEVYASLTETLDKYRKLLPVYQEKLVKTKS from the coding sequence TTGAAAGAACTGAAATTAGATTTAATAAACGCTTTTAAGGAGCTCATTGTTGAGCCCAATCGGCGAGTTGTTATTTTACCTCATGTAAACCCTGATGGAGATGCAATCGGGTCGGCTTTGGGAATGGCACACATCATAAAAAACTCGGGTTTACAGGCGAATGTTGTTTGCGTTAATAAATATGCTGATTTTTTTAATTGGATGGACGATCATGAATCAGTTACTTTTTATTCTTCTGAGCCTAAAAAGGTCGAACAGCTTCTGGACAATTCAGACCTGTTAATTTGTGTGGATTTCAATCACCTTTCAAGAACCGGAAAGATGAAAGAGCTGGTAAAGAACTATTCAAAATCAACGGTATTGATTGATCACCATCCGTATCCACAGGATTTTGCTGATGTTATTATCTCTCACCCGGAATGTTCATCAACAGCGGAGTTGGTCTTTCATGTTATCAGGGCGCTCGATTTTCAACAATACATGAATAAGAGTGCCGCCGAATGCCTTTTTTGTGGCATAATGACTGATACCGGATCGTTTGATTACAATGTTTCTGATCCGCAAACGTTTCAGACTGTAGGAGAATTGCTAAAATTTGGCATTGATCAGGATTATATTCATAGCCAGGTGTTTGATAATTATTCTGCAGATCGCATGCGCCTATTGGGATATTGCCTGAACGAGTGTATGGAAGTTTTCCCGGAATACCATGCAGCAGTTATTTATTTGACCAAGGAAACGCAAGCTAAATTTAACTTTGTAAAAGGAGATAGCGAAGGCTTTGTGAATTATCCGTTGTCGATTCGTGGAATCCATTTTAGCACCCTTTTTTCAGAAAAGGATGGAATGATAAAAGCGTCTTTTAGATCAAAAGGCGAATTTGCTGTTAATGAGTTTGCCTCAGAAAACTTTAATGGAGGAGGACATTGCAACGCAGCCGGAGGGGAGGTTTATGCATCATTAACCGAAACCCTTGATAAATACAGGAAACTGCTTCCGGTTTATCAGGAAAAATTAGTTAAAACAAAATCGTGA
- the ndk gene encoding nucleoside-diphosphate kinase: protein MAGKRTLTIIKPGAVERNLIGPILTKVNEAGFVIKALKYTKLKKEQAGAFYAVHKDRPFYKDLVKFMSSAPIVVAILEKENAVEDFRALIGATDPLEAGEGTIRKIFAESKTHNAIHGSDSDENAIKESDFFFSRIERFSI from the coding sequence ATGGCTGGAAAACGAACTCTTACCATCATCAAACCAGGTGCCGTTGAACGAAACCTGATTGGGCCAATCCTGACAAAAGTTAATGAAGCAGGATTTGTCATCAAAGCTTTAAAATACACCAAGTTAAAAAAAGAACAAGCAGGTGCTTTTTATGCGGTGCATAAAGACAGGCCGTTCTATAAAGATTTAGTGAAATTTATGAGCTCTGCACCAATCGTAGTTGCTATTCTTGAAAAAGAAAATGCTGTTGAAGATTTCCGCGCTTTAATTGGAGCAACAGATCCTTTAGAGGCCGGAGAAGGAACTATTCGTAAAATTTTTGCGGAATCGAAAACCCACAATGCTATTCATGGGTCAGATAGCGATGAAAATGCAATTAAGGAAAGTGATTTTTTCTTCTCCAGAATTGAACGATTTTCAATTTAA